A region of Panicum virgatum strain AP13 chromosome 8N, P.virgatum_v5, whole genome shotgun sequence DNA encodes the following proteins:
- the LOC120685906 gene encoding translation initiation factor IF-2-like, which produces MVRRRSRGSRRAAPRAPQICAATTATSSSCSPPLPPPPPRCNAPPPLPPPRNSAPPPPWRPACPSRATPSLDQPAPPPVRSPPSLLLPSPAASMRRSGRAGSCVVGGGEAGAGRAGGRASGGAQPPCQRSPTTATTKAGPPELLQAHQRDAVWARRSPRSAGGRRAAVSARQRGRATMVSRGERGCRGLGLGRQRLHDVVHQSRGEGACPGDGVGGEPLLEAQRGGLLLHHGEQADDGVHRRRHSVACRAARGRSSPQSRPRARSSRAPAPRAAAPACAGAATSLRLLQHRSMGERHGNLVGDGLHDLQILVAPSPRRCR; this is translated from the exons ATGgtaaggaggaggagcaggggcagccggcgagcagcgccgcgggCGCCTCAAatctgcgccgccaccaccgccacctcctcctcgtgctcgccgccgctgccacctcctcctccccgctgcaacgctcctcctcctcttcctcctccccgcaacagcgcgcctccgcctccctggCGCCCCGCCTGTCCCTCCCGGGCAACTCCCTCTCTCGACCAACCAGCGCCACCGCCCGTCCGTtcgcccccctccctcctcctcccgtcTCCGGCAGCTAGTATGCGGCGCAGCGGCCGAGCTGGCAGCTgcgtggtgggcggcggcgaggccggcgccgggcgggcgggcgggcgggcgagcggcggtgcGCAGCCCCCATGCCAGCGCTCCCCGACGACGGCCACGACGAAAGCAGGACCGCCGGAGCTCCTCCAAGCACATCAACGGGATGCGGTTTG GGCGAGGAGGAGTCCGCGTAGTGCCGgcgggaggagggcggcggtatCAGCGAGGCAGCGAGGGAG gGCGACGATGGTGAGCAGGGGGGAGAGAGGGTGCCGCGGGTTGGGCCTCGGCCGTCAGCGTCTCCATGACGTGGTCCACCAGAGCCGAGGAGAGGGCGCTTGTCCGGGCGATGGCGTCGGTGGCGAGCCTCTGCTCGAGGCGCAGCGCGGCGGCCTCCTGCTGCATCACGGAGAGCAGGCCGACGATGGCGTGCATCGGCGTCGCCACAGCGTCgcgtgccgcgccgcgcgcggccgtTCCTCGCCCCAGTCGCGGCCTCGAGCTCGCTCCTCGCGCGCGCCAGCGCCCCGTGCTGCTGCGCCAGCTTGTGCCGGAGCAGCTACGAGCCTGCGACTCCTCCAGCACCGCAGCATGGGAGAGCGCCACGGCAACCTGGTCGGCGACGGCCTGCACGACCTCCAGATCCTGGTTGCTCCAAGTCCACGCCGCtgcagatga